In one Silene latifolia isolate original U9 population chromosome 10, ASM4854445v1, whole genome shotgun sequence genomic region, the following are encoded:
- the LOC141605688 gene encoding protein YIP4a-like: protein MSHTGNLNSMSDTIPLHGSSQSDIDEIENLIHSSITSSSSIPVLPARPPSPPRASIPVVSAALPPPSKPPLSASSKPFAPAPPPPTLPISSSSASGFGPAPNTLTEPVWDTVKRDLSRIVSNLKLVVFPNPYREDPGKALRDWDLWGPFFFIVFLGLILSWSASVKKSEVFAVAFALLAAGAVILTLNVLLLGGHIIFFQSLSLLGYCLFPLVVGAFICMLKDNAVLKAVVVCVTLAWSSWAAYPFMSSAVNPRRKALALYPVLLMYVSVGFLIIAID, encoded by the exons ATGTCGCACACCGGGAATCTAAACTCGATGAGCGACACAATTCCACTGCACGGTTCATCTCAATCAGACATCGACGAGATCGAGAATCTGATTCACTCTTCAATCACATCTTCATCATCCATCCCGGTTCTCCCTGCTcgtcctccttctcctcctcgcGCATCCATTCCCGTCGTCTCTGCCGCCCTCCCTCCTCCTTCCAAACCCCCTCTTTCCGCCTCCTCCAAGCCCTTTGCTCCTGCGCCTCCTCCTCCTACTCTTCCTATCTCCTCCTCTTCTGCCTCCGGTTTCGGCCCCGCCCCCAATACCCTTACCGAGCCTGTTTGGGATACCGTCAAGCGTGATCTCTCCCGCATTGTTAGTAATCTTAAGCTCGTTGTCTTTCCCAACCCTTATCGAGAGGATCCTGGCAAGGCTCTCCGTGATTGGGATCTTTGGGGTCCTTTCTTCTTTATTGTCTTCCTTGGTCTTATTCTCTCTTGGTCCGCTTCCGTCAAAAAG TCAGAAGTATTCGCGGTTGCATTTGCTCTTCTTGCTGCTGGTGCTGTAATTTTGACATTGAATGTGTTGCTATTG GGTGGACATATAATTTTCTTCCAGAGTCTCAGTCTTCTTGGTTACTGTCTTTTTCCTTTGGTTGTCGGAGCCTTTATTTGCATGTTGAAGGACAATGCAGTTTTGAAGGCAGTAGTGGTTTGTGTGACCTTGGCATGGAGCTCGTGGGCTGCGTATCCGTTTATGAGTTCAGCTGTTAATCCGAGGAGAAAGGCACTTGCTCTGTACCCTGTTCTCCTCATGTATGTCTCTGTTGGTTTCCTGATCATCGCTATTGATTAG